The following proteins are encoded in a genomic region of Acidimicrobiia bacterium:
- a CDS encoding molybdopterin-binding protein: protein MATVRLPSSLDKYAGGRRSIEVTAATVDAALRQAVEAHPDLRIRLFDDSGELHPHLMVFCREAEVPRRDLAATALEEGDRVDLLIAIAGGADDVRMRGFRQRASVEQAISAALDGVDPLDAEAVEVTECAGRVLAGDVRSEVNVPGFRRATMDGFSVRAADTFGASAYNPVILNLVGSSMPGVSTTGSIEGGAAGRIMTGAPVPDGADAVLRAEDALETGGRVEVRAPVAPAKNVGRVGEDIETGTTVLRRGRRLLPQDAGLLASIGHHPVLVHRRPVVRVIVSGDELLAPGERPEGSKIVDSNSPMLAALVIRDGGSPEIVRLPDDEQAMRDALSRPGADVIVTAGAASVGTEDRVPVIVDELGELVVHGVAMRPSSPTGVGRIAGVPVLLLPGNPVSCLVAYDFFAGPVIRRMGGLPEQWPYLSVRLPLEQRLVSQIGRTDYARVQIENGRVRPLAISGASVLSSVTRASGFVVVPSGLEGYAEGTGVEVHLYDPALVR from the coding sequence TTGGCCACAGTCAGGCTCCCAAGCTCGCTCGACAAGTACGCCGGTGGGCGAAGGTCCATCGAGGTAACCGCCGCGACCGTCGACGCCGCCCTGCGGCAGGCGGTAGAGGCACATCCCGATCTCCGCATCCGGCTCTTCGATGACTCGGGAGAACTGCACCCGCATCTGATGGTGTTCTGTCGCGAGGCGGAAGTTCCCCGCCGGGACCTGGCGGCGACTGCGCTAGAGGAAGGCGATCGGGTAGATCTGCTGATCGCCATAGCCGGAGGTGCAGATGACGTTCGCATGCGAGGGTTCCGGCAGCGAGCGAGCGTCGAACAGGCGATATCGGCGGCCCTCGACGGCGTGGATCCGTTGGACGCTGAGGCCGTCGAGGTCACCGAGTGTGCCGGGAGGGTGCTGGCCGGCGACGTGCGGAGCGAGGTGAACGTGCCGGGGTTCCGCCGGGCAACGATGGATGGGTTCTCCGTTCGGGCAGCCGACACGTTCGGGGCGTCTGCGTACAACCCGGTGATCCTGAATCTGGTCGGATCTTCGATGCCGGGGGTTTCGACGACGGGCTCGATCGAGGGCGGCGCCGCCGGACGGATCATGACGGGTGCGCCGGTCCCGGACGGCGCCGACGCGGTGTTGCGAGCTGAGGACGCCCTGGAAACCGGCGGTCGCGTCGAGGTGCGGGCTCCGGTAGCCCCAGCGAAGAACGTCGGCAGGGTCGGAGAGGATATCGAGACCGGGACGACCGTGTTACGCCGAGGGAGGCGTCTGCTACCCCAGGATGCGGGGTTGCTGGCGTCGATCGGACACCATCCCGTGCTGGTGCACCGGCGGCCGGTGGTGCGTGTCATCGTGTCTGGTGATGAGTTGCTGGCACCGGGTGAACGCCCTGAGGGCTCGAAGATCGTCGACAGCAACTCTCCTATGCTCGCCGCGCTGGTGATTCGCGACGGTGGTAGCCCGGAGATCGTGCGGCTCCCGGATGACGAGCAGGCGATGCGCGACGCGCTGAGCCGGCCGGGCGCCGATGTGATCGTTACCGCCGGCGCTGCCTCGGTCGGGACGGAGGACCGGGTACCGGTGATCGTCGATGAACTGGGCGAACTCGTTGTCCACGGTGTGGCTATGCGCCCGTCCTCGCCGACCGGGGTGGGCAGGATCGCCGGTGTTCCAGTGCTTCTCCTGCCGGGCAATCCGGTGTCGTGCCTGGTTGCCTACGACTTCTTCGCCGGGCCGGTCATACGCCGGATGGGGGGATTGCCCGAGCAGTGGCCATATCTGTCCGTCCGACTGCCGCTCGAACAGCGTCTCGTGTCACAGATCGGCCGCACTGATTACGCCAGGGTCCAGATCGAGAACGGGCGCGTTCGCCCGCTCGCCATCTCCGGTGCATCGGTTCTGTCCTCGGTAACCAGAGCTTCCGGTTTCGTGGTGGTTCCCTCCGGGCTGGAAGGATATGCGGAGGGGACCGGAGTGGAAGTTCACCTCTACGACCCGGCGCTCGTCCGATGA
- a CDS encoding aldehyde ferredoxin oxidoreductase family protein, with protein sequence MAYGYAGKILHVDLTSGSLEIEKPPEELYRTYMGGSALGLYYLLKNTPAGADPYGPENTLAFMLSGITGAPIAGQSRATVVAKSPLTGGVGDSQAGGFWPAELKFAGFDGIVVRGISPKPVYLWINQGEVELRDASHLWGKMTVETEEILQEELGDNRIQVAQIGPAGENLVRFAAIMNMATRAHGRTGMGAVMGSKKLKAIVVRGGKKKLPMADPEGVRAIMQPSIPAIREDEDVWEIAKYGTLGILESQNAVGGLPTRNYQSGWMGFDRAAAIGGERLFNELLRGADEGNQLKLGRETCYSCAVRCKRVVDAEWQGRNVDPKSGGQEYETSSVFGSYCDIDDIHAIAYANQLCNEYGVDTIAAGATMAFAINCFEAGLITAADTGGIELGWGKADAMIAMLEKTLNREGFGDVLAEGSARAGAHIGNGAEDLVIAVKGAELPAHMPQVKPSLAVIYAVNPFGADHQSSEHDPNYTPELVAESPEKYGKRAADIGLTNPQPEEALNAAKVEYALITQYAYSALDSADVCQFVFGPGWQLLGMEELAAVITAVHGEETTVADLLTLGARRLNMLRAFNAREGITRERDTLPKRLFEPLDGGPSDGKLVDRVEFEAALETYYEMAGWDPITGNPPRETLENLELGWVADELGV encoded by the coding sequence GTGGCATACGGATATGCGGGCAAGATCCTGCACGTCGACCTGACGTCGGGCTCACTCGAAATCGAGAAACCACCGGAAGAGCTGTACCGCACCTACATGGGCGGAAGCGCCCTCGGCCTCTATTACCTGCTCAAGAACACTCCTGCCGGCGCAGATCCCTACGGACCTGAAAACACACTGGCCTTCATGTTGTCCGGCATCACCGGTGCGCCAATCGCCGGTCAGAGTCGGGCCACCGTCGTCGCCAAGTCGCCGCTGACCGGCGGGGTAGGGGACAGCCAGGCCGGAGGCTTCTGGCCGGCCGAGCTCAAGTTCGCCGGATTCGACGGCATCGTCGTGCGCGGAATCTCCCCCAAACCGGTCTACCTCTGGATCAATCAGGGCGAGGTGGAACTGCGCGATGCCTCACATCTCTGGGGCAAGATGACCGTCGAGACCGAAGAAATCCTGCAAGAGGAACTCGGGGACAACCGCATCCAGGTCGCCCAGATCGGACCGGCTGGGGAGAACCTGGTCCGCTTCGCCGCCATCATGAACATGGCGACCCGGGCCCATGGGCGGACCGGGATGGGCGCCGTGATGGGCAGCAAGAAGCTGAAGGCGATCGTGGTCCGCGGCGGCAAGAAGAAACTGCCGATGGCCGATCCGGAAGGCGTTAGGGCGATCATGCAGCCGTCGATCCCGGCCATCCGGGAAGACGAAGACGTTTGGGAAATCGCCAAGTACGGAACCCTCGGAATCCTCGAGAGCCAGAACGCGGTGGGAGGGCTGCCGACCCGCAACTATCAGAGCGGCTGGATGGGCTTCGACCGGGCGGCTGCGATCGGTGGCGAGCGCCTCTTCAATGAACTCCTTCGCGGCGCCGATGAAGGCAATCAACTGAAGCTGGGTCGCGAGACCTGTTACTCGTGTGCGGTTCGGTGCAAGCGAGTGGTCGACGCTGAGTGGCAGGGCCGGAACGTCGACCCGAAGTCGGGTGGCCAGGAGTACGAAACCTCATCGGTGTTTGGTTCCTACTGCGACATCGACGACATACATGCCATTGCCTATGCCAACCAACTCTGTAATGAATACGGCGTGGATACCATTGCTGCAGGTGCGACGATGGCTTTTGCCATCAATTGCTTCGAGGCGGGTCTGATCACGGCGGCCGATACCGGGGGCATCGAACTCGGGTGGGGAAAGGCCGACGCCATGATCGCCATGCTGGAGAAGACGCTCAACCGGGAGGGGTTCGGTGATGTCCTGGCGGAGGGCTCGGCCCGGGCCGGCGCACATATCGGCAACGGTGCAGAGGATTTGGTAATCGCGGTCAAGGGTGCCGAGCTTCCCGCCCACATGCCGCAAGTCAAACCGTCTCTGGCGGTGATCTACGCGGTGAACCCGTTCGGGGCCGACCACCAGTCCAGTGAGCACGATCCCAACTACACGCCGGAACTAGTCGCAGAGTCGCCGGAGAAGTACGGCAAGCGGGCGGCCGACATCGGCCTGACGAATCCTCAGCCGGAGGAAGCGCTCAACGCGGCCAAGGTCGAGTATGCGCTGATCACCCAGTACGCCTACTCGGCGCTGGACTCCGCAGACGTCTGCCAGTTCGTGTTCGGGCCGGGTTGGCAACTTCTCGGTATGGAGGAGTTGGCCGCGGTCATCACTGCAGTACACGGTGAGGAGACGACGGTCGCCGACCTGCTGACACTGGGGGCTCGCCGGCTCAACATGCTCCGGGCCTTCAATGCACGTGAAGGCATCACACGTGAGCGAGACACCCTTCCCAAGCGATTGTTCGAACCACTCGACGGCGGACCCAGCGACGGCAAGTTGGTTGATCGGGTCGAATTCGAGGCTGCCCTCGAGACCTATTACGAGATGGCGGGCTGGGATCCGATCACGGGCAACCCGCCCAGAGAGACGCTCGAGAACCTCGAGCTCGGCTGGGTGGCCGACGAACTCGGCGTGTAG
- a CDS encoding molybdopterin biosynthesis protein gives MRQRQFLDVVDESVAHQRFDDACAHLEPQTETIRLESALGRVLAGDVVAAVDVTAFDRSNVDGYAVRAQDTFGAEELQPITMAVSEVALAAGQAPPPGFEVEPGVAVALATGGVVPRGADAVLMVEYTEPDGERIRVVRPAVPGGNITFAGSDIGRGETVMRRGTRLSSRETGVLAAVGADRLDVVARPRVAVVSTGDEIVEPGLMLGVGQVYDSNQRMLLDAVIELGCEPVPCGIIPDDEALLERAVEGLLSGPEAVDVVLLSGGTSKGEGDLNATVVERLALSMPDSAGIVVHGVALKPGKPVLLAVVGRVPVVVLPGFPTSAIFTFHEFVAPLLRRLSGLPPHDRSLVQAMVPLRITSASGRTEYNLVDLVQGPVGLAAYPLGAGSGSVTAFGRADGFIRIPAAIEYVDEGAVVDVHLLHPEVRPADLAAIGSHCVGFDYLLGVLAGRGYRVKMVPVGSTGGLTAVGRGEADVAGIHLMDPATGEYNRPFLPPGVRLMSGYRRRQGIVFRSGDTTLADLDAEALAAELGEGPFRMVNRNPGSGTRVLIDQLLGGRQPEGYLHQASTHHSVAAAVEQGRADWGVTLDTVAGRAGLEFRFLQDEQFDFAVPESRWDRPAIVALRELLDAPTIIAELQGLGFHR, from the coding sequence ATGAGGCAGCGCCAGTTCCTCGATGTTGTCGATGAATCGGTAGCGCATCAGCGCTTCGACGATGCCTGCGCGCATCTCGAACCGCAGACGGAGACCATCCGGTTGGAGTCTGCATTGGGACGTGTGCTGGCCGGTGACGTTGTGGCCGCGGTCGACGTCACCGCCTTCGACAGGAGCAATGTGGACGGCTACGCGGTGCGGGCGCAGGACACGTTCGGGGCCGAGGAACTTCAACCGATCACGATGGCCGTCTCAGAAGTCGCCCTCGCAGCCGGCCAGGCGCCTCCTCCCGGGTTCGAGGTCGAGCCCGGCGTGGCGGTGGCTCTTGCCACCGGCGGGGTGGTTCCGCGCGGGGCAGATGCCGTGCTGATGGTGGAGTACACCGAACCCGACGGGGAGCGAATCCGCGTCGTCCGGCCGGCGGTCCCGGGCGGGAACATCACGTTTGCAGGATCCGATATCGGTCGCGGAGAGACGGTGATGCGGCGAGGCACCCGGCTCAGTTCACGCGAGACCGGAGTGCTGGCGGCGGTTGGAGCCGACCGGCTGGACGTGGTCGCCAGGCCCCGGGTAGCGGTGGTGTCCACCGGTGATGAGATCGTTGAGCCGGGACTCATGCTCGGTGTCGGCCAGGTGTACGACTCGAACCAGCGCATGTTGCTCGACGCCGTCATCGAACTCGGATGTGAGCCGGTGCCGTGCGGGATCATCCCGGACGACGAAGCCCTCCTCGAGCGGGCTGTCGAGGGCTTGCTGTCGGGGCCGGAGGCCGTGGACGTGGTGTTGTTGTCCGGTGGAACCTCGAAAGGCGAGGGCGACCTCAACGCCACGGTCGTCGAACGGTTGGCGCTGAGCATGCCCGATTCGGCCGGGATCGTCGTGCACGGGGTCGCTCTCAAACCGGGCAAGCCCGTTCTGCTCGCCGTTGTGGGCCGAGTGCCGGTAGTCGTTCTGCCGGGCTTTCCAACCTCGGCGATTTTCACCTTTCACGAATTCGTAGCTCCGTTGCTGCGCCGCCTGTCGGGCCTTCCCCCTCACGATCGATCTCTGGTGCAGGCGATGGTTCCGTTGCGGATCACCTCTGCGTCGGGGCGAACGGAGTACAACCTGGTCGATCTGGTGCAGGGACCGGTAGGCCTGGCTGCCTATCCGCTCGGTGCAGGATCGGGCAGTGTGACGGCTTTCGGACGCGCCGACGGCTTTATCCGGATTCCCGCCGCCATCGAGTATGTCGACGAGGGGGCCGTGGTCGATGTTCATCTCCTGCATCCGGAGGTACGTCCCGCCGACCTCGCCGCCATCGGGAGCCACTGCGTCGGTTTCGACTATCTGCTCGGGGTGCTGGCCGGGCGTGGGTATCGCGTGAAGATGGTGCCGGTCGGGTCGACGGGTGGGCTCACGGCCGTGGGCCGGGGGGAGGCCGATGTGGCCGGAATCCATCTCATGGATCCAGCGACCGGTGAGTACAACCGTCCGTTTCTGCCGCCGGGGGTGCGGCTCATGTCCGGCTACCGGCGCCGGCAGGGAATCGTGTTCCGGTCGGGTGATACGACGCTGGCGGACCTCGATGCGGAGGCCCTGGCGGCTGAACTGGGCGAGGGTCCGTTTCGAATGGTCAATCGCAACCCTGGAAGCGGGACACGGGTGCTCATCGATCAACTGCTCGGCGGGCGGCAACCTGAGGGTTACCTGCATCAGGCCAGCACCCACCACTCCGTGGCAGCCGCCGTCGAGCAGGGGAGGGCGGATTGGGGCGTGACTCTCGACACCGTGGCGGGAAGGGCCGGTCTGGAGTTCCGGTTCCTCCAGGACGAGCAGTTTGACTTTGCGGTGCCGGAATCGCGGTGGGATAGGCCCGCCATCGTGGCACTTCGGGAGTTGCTCGACGCCCCGACGATCATCGCGGAGTTGCAGGGGCTCGGCTTCCACCGCTAG